In Candidatus Nezhaarchaeota archaeon, the sequence CATGCGGCTGACCTGCCTTATGTCCTATCTATTCTAGGTAAAGTAGGGCTCTCTAAGATTGAGCCAGCTTGTAAACTTTTGAGTTTAAACAGGAAGGTTGATGATGAAGCTGAGCTTAAAGCTATTGAGGATGAGCTTAGGAAGAGAGCACTCTTCAATGTAGCTGATATACCGATAGCCAGGGGATCGTTGAGGGTTGTAGCTGAGATAACCTTCGCTCCAAGCAAGGGAGTTGAGGGAACTGTAGCTGAAGCTAGCGAATTTAAGATGGCTGGGGCGGACATCATAGACATAGGTATGATAGCTGGTGAGAGCAAGCCCGACTTAGCTTATAAACTGACTAAGGCTGTCAAGAGCAAGATTGGTGGAGCTGTAAGCATAGATTCGCTGACTCCAAATGAAATTGTAGCTGCCGTCAATGCTGGGGCTGACTTAGTAATAAGCGTTGATGCAGGGATAATCGATGATCTCGAGGGCTTAAACCGTGATGTAGCTCTCGTCGTGACACCAACTAACGTCAAGAAGGGCTACTACCCAAGCACGATAAGTGAGAAAATTAGAGGGCTTGAAGGTGTAATAGAAGCTGCTAGGAGCATGGGCTTTAGGAAGATCATCGCAGACCCAATACTAAGCCCACCATTACAACCAAGCCTCCTCGAGTCATTAGTAACGTACTACGAGTTCGGTAGAAAGCATCCAGACATTCCACTAATGATTGGCGTCGGGAACGTTACAGAGCTCATGGACGTCGATAGCATCGGAGTCAATGGGTTAATGGCGGCCATAGCCGCTGAACTGGACGCCTCATTAATCTTAACTACTGAAGCAAGCAATAAGACTAGAGGTTGCGTTAGAGAGCTCTGCATAGCGGTTAAGATGGCTAAGCTCTCAAGAAGAAGATCTAAGCCTATGAAGGACCTAAGCTTAAACCTCTTATCAATCAAGGAAAAGAGGGAACTAACCATACCGTTAGAGGCTATAGGGGCTAAAGAAGCAATAAAAGCTTCTCCAAGAATCTCCAGAGCCTTAGATCCAGGCGGCTACATCAAGATAACTATCGATAGGAAGCGAGGAGCCATACTAGCTTCACACTTCAAGAATGGAAAAGTCACGTGCACCATAGAGGGATTGAAGGCGCACGACATATATAGTGAGCTCATTTGGAGAGGGCTCATAACCACCCTAGATCATGCAGCATACGTGGGTAAGGAGCTCTACAAAGCTGAGCTAGCACTTAAACTTGGTAAGAGTTACATTCAAGATGACGAACTAAACTTTGGCTTTAAAGGTGCAAATTAGGACAAGGCTGAAGACGAACTTTCTGTTTAAATGACTTTAAGAGTAATCTTTTTAACGAAATTCTCGTTAATATCATGGAGGCCTAATGATTGACCAGCCACGACAATTAAGTGAGCTATTTAGAGACATCAAGGATAAGGGTGTAGCGACGAGTATCTATAATCCTAGGATTAATAGGAAACCGGTGTTATACGACACGACGCTAAGGGATGGTGAGCAAACTTCCGGAGTTGCCTTCACTATTGGGGAGAAGGTTGAGATAGCTCTCTTACTTGAGAGGTGCGGATTGAAGGAGATTGAAGCTGGCTTTCCAGCCATCTCTAATGATGAGAGAGAAGCGGTAAAAGCAGTCTGTAGAGAGGTATCTAAATCAAAGGTTTTGTGCTTGTGTAGAGCCTTAAAGTCTGACGTTGACTTAGCGCTAAGCTGTGATGTCGACGGCGTCATAGTCTTCATACCTTCATCCGACATTCACCTAAAGTGGAAGCTTAAGATGCCGGATCACGAAGCCTTAAAGTGTGCGTTGGAGACCATAGAGTATGCTAAATCGCATGGCCTCTTCGTTCAATTCACTTGTGAAGATGCTACTAGAACATCGCTCGACAGGCTGCTTACATTCTACAGTAACGCCATAGACCATGGAGCTGATAGGATTGGTATCGCAGATACGACAGGCTGTATAACTCCAGCCGGAATGAAACTCCTCGTAGGTGAGCTCTCGAAAGTGTTGAGCAAGCCCATAGCAGTTCACTGTCACAACGACTTCGGGCTAGCGACTGCCAACACGCTGGCAGCTTATGAGGCGGGCGCAACCGCCCTATCCGTATCGGTCAATGGCTTAGGTGAGAGGTGCGGCAATGCTCCGCTAGAGGAGGTAGCCTTATCGCTGTACTGCCTCTACGGAGTCGATGTGGAGTTAGACCTCAAAGCCCTGCTTGAAGTCTCGAGGAGGGTTTCCGAGATATCAGGTTTAAGGCCGTGGCCTCTTAAGCCGATAGTTGGATCAAATGCGTTTACTCACGAATCTGGAATCCATGTTGCAGCAGTTCTCGAGAACCCATTCACCTACGAACCTTATAGTCCAGAGCTCATAGGTGCTGAGAGGAAGATAAGGTTTGGAAAGCATAGTGGGACAAAGGCGATACAGTATGCACTAAGGTCTATAGGTATGAACCCATCGAGAGAGGAGGTGGAGAGGGTCCTAGAAGAGGTTAAGAGGCTGGGGCTTGAGAAGAAGAGCTTGAGCCTAGAGGACGTTAAGAACGTAGCCATTAAGGTCCTCGGGGTCAAGGAGCTTTGATTGGCGCTGAAGTCCTGCTCAGGTTCTTGAACCTAGACTTATACTTCACGGTCCCCGGCAGATTCACCATACCTATCAACGTCTCACTCAAGAGGATTAATGGGAGGAGCGTGATGGTGCCTGATGAGAGGTGCGCTGGCCATGCGGCTGACGGCTACGCCAGGGCCTCAAATAAACCTGCTGGATTAATCGTCTCAGCCGGTCCCGGGGCCCTCAACGCGACCCTCTCAGTCGCTACCGCGTACAGAGACTACGTGCCCATGGTTGTGATCGCGGGCGACGTCCCTTCATACTCCAAGGGCTCTCTAGCAGTCGAGGAGGTTGATTTAGAGGGGATATTCAGCTCCATCTCCAAAGACTTGGTCTACATAGGGGGTCCTCGAGATCTAGCTCTAGCCAAGACCTTAGCTGAGAGTGTTGCAAGGCCTCCACGCCAACCAGTGTTCATAGACTTCCCCCTCGACCAGCAGGAGGCTGAGGTCAAGGCCTTAATTGGAGAAGGGGACCAGTACGTGGACTACGAGAGATCTGAGGACATTGTTGTCCAGGCCCGCGAAGTAGCCAAGCTCTTGGAGGCCTCGAAGAGGCCCCTCATACTCATCGGCAACGGTTGCATAGAGGTGCACAACGCCGTGGCTCGCTTTGCAGAACAAAACCAAATACCGGTTGCCTACACCTTAATGGGCTGGTGTAGGGTGAAGTCGAGGTCTAAAGTGAGCTTAGGCTTCTGCGGCATTAGGGGCTTTAAGAGTGCCAACCAGGCATTGGAGGAGTGTGACCTACTAATAGCGCTAGGAGCTCGACTATCTGAGGCTACGACAGCTCACGGCTTAAGCGACGATGCAACAATAGTTCAAGTCCTTGTCGAAAACCACTTCCACAGTAAAGCCTACTTAAAGGTCATGGACACATGTGAAAGGTTCCTGGAGGCACTGGTAAGAGAGTATCGTGGTGGCAAGAAGAGTCTATGGATAAAGCAGGTCGGTGAAGAGGATCATGGGTCCAAGACCTTCAACATCATAAGAAGGTTGCTGAGAGCAACAAAATGCACCATACTTTCACTGGATATGGGCGACTCAAGCATGTGGGCTCTTGAGGCAGTGAAGCACGAGCAGCAAGGGTTGATACTATACCCAGGGGGTCTGGCAACCATGGGCTTCTCAGTACCAGCAGCCTTGGGGGCACAGCTAGCGAGGCCTGATGAGATCGTTTTATCCATAACTGGTGATGGTGGTGCGCTAATAAGTCTGCCAGCGCTGCACGCGATATCGAGGTTGAAGTTGCCGATAGCTGTGACGGTATTTAACAATAGGGTCTACGGGATGGTTCGAGGCAAGCAGCTTAGGGACTATGGAGTAACAGTTGATGTGGAGCTGGATCTCGAATCATTTGAAGGGATAGCCAAAGCCCTGAAGATCAACTATATTAAGATTGAGGGTGTAGAGGATGTCAAAGTTCTTGCTGGTAAGCCATTAAGAGAGCCGATACTAATTGAAGTCCACGTCGAAGCTGATGATAGGCCGCCAACACCGATAAGACTCTTCCCTAGAACTTGAATGTGGAGGGTTAGATACACTTAGAGGTGCAACCTCAAGTGATTGGGAGAACTACGTCACCTCCCGCGTTGGGCGCTCACTGCAACACTTGATTATGTACTCTGACAACTCATCAACACTTAAGCCATGTATGAAGCCCTTCACCCTACTTAGCTCCTCCTTCACGTCCTTCACGCGCGTCCACTTAAGTCTTGATTCTATCTCGCTAACTAAGTTGTTGGGGTAGGTGAAGAAGTCCCCAGTTATCATTATGTTCTCAATTATTCCATTAAAGACCTTGACGTGAACCCTTATAAGGCCAGCAGGAGTTTTATAGGTGCAGACGTTCATGAAGCCGCTTCCTCTCCTAGATTCGTATATCCACTCGTGGCTCCTATACTTCTCAATCCTCTCATTAAGCAAACTTAACTCAAAATCATTTAAATCACCATCGACCAACTCTACCTTCATTACTTCCCTCACGGCCCTCTTAAATGAATCTATGACCTCCTCCATCGTAGGCTTATAGCCCAGAACCCTCTTAATTGTTGTTATTCTCTCCTCGAAGCTCTTGACCTCCTTATCGCTCAGCTTCTCGATGGGCAGCTTCAGGACCTTAAGCATAAGCTCCACGTCAAAGTCCAACAGTATCGTCCCACAGAACAAGACCCCATCTGAGTCCACGTAAATTCCGGTGCCCGATATCTTACGACCCTCGACCTCAATGTCATTCTTGGGCCTGAACTTGGCGTTTGTAACCCCAAGATTGTGAAAGGCCTTTAGGGGGACCCTAATTAAGTGTTCATACATCTCGCTCACGGTTAGGTTGCTCACCATAGCTTTAGGTATCCATAGCTCCCATCCAGGCGCGTCCTCGTACATCAAGATGGCGCCCCCACCACTAGGCCTCCTATTAATCCTAAGGCCCAGCTGCCTGGCTACCTCAATGTTAACCTCTTCATGGACGTCTTGGTTAAAGCCGATCAATACGGCAGGTGGATCGAATATGTTTATGCGAGCTGTGGGTGGGGCTTTGCCCAGACCTACAGCTTCAGTTACAACCTCTTCAGTCGCTAGTAGAAAGTCGTCGGGAGCTCTATGGAGTAGGAAGCGCCATACCCTCGCCATACGTCTCAATTAAGAGCTACTCTCAGAAATTAAGCTTTTTAACCTCGACAGAGGTCTGGAGTACCTCGATGCTATTCGTGTTCGCCACTTCGAGCATGCACTATGAAGTCCCCGATTTGGGCATTCGAGGCGTGGACTTCCCTTGCGTAAGCATTACTGGTCGCCAGTGCAAGCTAATGTGCTTGCACTGTTATGGCAAGCTACTCAACAACATGATCCCCGTGAGCGACCCTAATGACTTGAAGAGCTTGGCTGATGACCTGAAGAAGATTGGAGGCAATGGTGTCCTGATAAGTGGTGGTTGTGATGAGGAGGGCAGGGTGCCCTTCGAGGGGTACTTAGACGCCATCAAGCACTTGAAGGAACTCGGGCTTAAGGTCTTCATACACACTGGCGTAGTCGACGACTTTAGAGCTAAGCTGCTTGAGCAGGTCGGGGTAGATGCTGTGCTGGTGGACTGCGTAGTCAGTGAGGCCGCGATCAGGGGCGTCATAGGCCTAAACGATGTCGAGGCCTACGTGAGGAGCTTGAGGATCTTGACCAAGCACAAATTGAACGTGGTGCCTCACGTGGTCATAGGCATTAACAGGGGGATGCCGTCTGATGAGTTTAAGGCCATAGACTTATTGAGCGAGCTAAGGCCTAAGGCCGTGGTCTTCGTGATCTTCACACCATACCCCGACACCCCTCTCGAGCTCGCGAGTCCACCTCAACCCAACTACGTGATTGAGGTGCTTAAGTATAGTAGGTTCAAGTTGGCTGACGTCCCAGTGACCCTAGGCTGCATGAGGCCCAGGAGTCCCGAGTACCTTCAAGTCGAGATAATGGCTATAGAGCTTGGCTTTAATGGCGTGGCCTTCCCATCAATTGAGGCTCTCGACTACATCGTTAGGAACGGGTTGAAGTTCAAGGTGGTCAATGAGTGCTGTGCATCAATATTCAGCTACGTTAACTAGCTAGAAAATTAATTAGCCTCGCGCCCAGCATATCGAGGGAGCTAAATTGAGTCGAGAATCGCCAGACTACGTAAGGATTAGCACTGCAGCCGACATAGTGCTGGGATTTAGCGCCGGCAGATTCTTCAAGAACGCATATCCTTACTGCATAAACCTGCTCCTCCATTTTAACGATGGGTGCAAGGCCAATTGTCTTTACTGTGGCCAAGCTAGGGAGGTAGGCTCCTCACCTGAGTGCAGGTCATTGATACGAGTCGAGTGGCAGCTTAGAAACTTAGAGGAAATCATTAAGTCGATTAACAGGTTCAACCTTAATGGCTGCTCAATGAGGCCGTACAGGGTCTGCGTTGCCTCCATAACCAACTCTAAGGCGGTTGACGCGGAAATAGAGGTCGTTAAGCGAGTACATAATGCCACCAAGCTGCCAATATCGGCACTAATAACTCCAACAATCTTCAATAAGGATGACGTGAAGAAGTTGAGGGATGCAGGTGCCGAACGCATAGGTATTGCCATAGACTGTGCCAACGACGAGCTCTTTGACCTGCTTCGAGGAAATCGTGCTAGGGGGCCGCATAGGTGGGGCAGGTACCTGGAGGGGGTAATCGAGGCTGTCGAGGTCATGGGCAAGGGTAGGGTCGGCATACACCTGATCGTGGGCTTAGGTGAGGAGGAAGAGGAGGCAATTAGGTTGATTCAGTGGGCCCACGACGTGGGCGCTGAAACACACTTGTTTTCGTTTTACCCTGAGCTCGGTTCCATCCTTGAGGGCTGGACTAGACCGCCAATAGGCCAGTATAGGAGGGTGCAGCTAGCCAGATACTTAATAAACTCAGGCATCAGCAGGTACGAGTGGATGAATTTTAATGAGCGAGGCCAGGTCGTGAACTTCGGAGTGCTTAGGTCTACCCTCGAGGAGGTTATTGAGAGTGGGCTACCGTTTGTGACATCTGGTTGTCCAGGCTGTAATAGACCTTATGCAAATGAAAGGCCAAGCGAGAGGCCGAGAAACTACCCCTACGTGCCCACGAGCGGGGCGGAGATAGAGGCAATTAAGAGGGAGTTAAGCGACTACAAGCCCTTTAGAAACGACATCCATGCACTGATCGGCTACTTAAAGTTTGGATCAATGCTCACACCCCAAATCAAGGCGTACTGAGGGTCGAGATTGGACTGGCTAATCTTAGCACTAGTAGGCGTGATACAGGGAGTGACCGAGTGGATTCCAGTATCAAGTCAGGGGATCAACTCCTTGGTGTTATCTCTTCTGGGCGTAAGCCCAGAGCTGATACTGCCATCAACAATATGGCTGCACCTCGGAACTCTGGCGGCTGCAATGACTTACTTCAGGAGGGACTTGAATAAACTTGTAAGGAGCCTAGCATCAGCTTCAAGGTTCGATGAAGACTTCAAGCTGCTCATCTTCATAACGATAGCAACGCTCATGACCTGCATCATAGGCTTCCCCCTGTATCAAGTTGTTAAGGGCCTCAGCAGCATGAGCGGGGCCTCGATAATGGCCATCATCGGCGCCTGCATGATATTATCGGGTCTAATTCAGAAGCTTGCAACAAAGGCTAGGGGGTTTAAAGGGATCAATGTTAGGGACTCAATCCTGATAGGCTCAATTCAATCATTATCAGTCATACCTGGTCTTAGCAGGAGCGGATTAACTATAGCCGCTCTACTGCTGCTCGGTTATGATTCAAAGATGGCATTGAGGATAAGCTTCATAATGAGCATACCCATCATAATCCTTGCTAACGCCTACTTAGCATTAACCGGTGAAATCTCCTACTTCGCAGCTCAATCAGTGATTGGGCTGGTCTTGGCATTGGTCATTGGTTACATCACGATAAGTGCTTTGATGAGGCTTGCAGTAAAGCTCAAATTCTGGTCGTTCTGCTTAATCGTGGGCTTCTTGAGCTTCATACCACTAATCACGGAACTCCTAATGTTCTTTTGGCTATGGCCTCCTTGAGGTATCGTTTATATCGAGCTTAATCCCATTATTCTTCGATATCGGGAGATTGTGATGAAGCTGACTAGGGAGGAACTCAAGGAGCTCGTTAAGAATAAGCCGTGGATAACGCCATTTAAGAAGATGCTAGCAATGAGCGATCCAACGGGGGCTTATCTCGAGATACACGAGATCTATAGTGGACCCTGCTTTGGTTGTGCTGCTTGGACAACCCTAAATGTTGCTAGAAACAGCCCTATAGTGGTTAAAGCCAGGAGAGATGGTAATAGGAACATCTACATAGTGAGGTTGGGGGACCACCAAAAAGTTGAGGGTACTGCATGTATAGAAGTTGCTTCAATTGAGGGCTCTAAGGTGAAGCTCGTCTGTAGTGGTGTGGCTGGTGCAGGTGTTGGTTTCACTTTATGTAGAGGACTTGCAGATGGTGTTGAGGAAGTAGAGATACTAGAGATGGGTGGGGGGGCGAAGGTTGGTAGGAGTATCTTAACACTACCATTAAAATACAAGCTTTGCGTTGGCATCGATGACACAGATAACAAGGAGGAGGGGGCGACATGGTGTCTAGCCAACAACATAGCTGTAGAGTTAGAGGACAAGGGTCTCGCAGACTACGTCTTCTTAACCTTAACTCAACTGTACAAAAAGAATCCTCATAGAACCTCAAATTGCGTTGCGTCAGGCATAGTCCTAGCCGTAGAACCTCAAAAAGTGGATATCGCGGTGAAGTACCTTGAGGAGGCATTAAGGGAGAGAACCCTATCAGGACACACGGGCATGGCTTACAGAGTTGGAGTTCGAGTACCGCCCAAGCTTAGAGGCTTCACTAGGAGGGCTAAGAGGGGCATGGTCACGTTCGACGATGCTGTCTCAGTTGCTCGTGAAGTGAATGCGTCATTAAAGCCAATTACAGGTGAGAGAGGTTGTATAGGAGCCTTGGCTAGCCTTGGCTTCATAGATAATCCGGACAAAGCTGCTAAGTGATGCGGCCCTCCTTTTAAGGATTTTAAAGATTAATGGTGAAAGCTAACCTTCGAGGTGTAACCCTCTTGAGTGCATTAAAGCTTAATGCCGACAGAGCAAGTGAAATAGGCTCGCTGCTGACGAGAATTGGACTCGATGGAGCTTTAAAGATCGAGGAGTTTGACCCTCAATTTCAAGCAATTAAGCTACTCACCGGCAAAATGAATCTTGGACCTGCCCTGACGCTGGTGGTGTTAAATAGCCTCGTGAGCTACAAGCTCAGTGGTAGAGGAGAGGATTACTGGAGTGAATTTGCAATCTACATGTCAAGGATGGGCGAGCCCAAAAGCTTGAAGGAAGCGATCAAGTTCATGGTCGGCTTCTTATCGAGTTCGAAGACTAATATGGTCAAGAGGGGGGAGAAGATAGCCAGGCTGCTTAAATTGCTAGCTAATGAGTCCTTAGAACCATGGAACATAGCAAGACATGCGAGGAGCCCGCGTAACATGGCCAAGATTATAGCTTCAAACTTAAGGACCAGTTGGACTTCGAAGACCATAGTCTTCGCTGTGAAGATGTTTTACTACGCGTACAGGGCCTACACGGGTAAGGAGCTTGTAATGCCATTTAACGTGCCTATACCAATCGATTCAAGAGTCGCTAAAATATCCTGGACCTCGGGTATCCTGGACGTCATGGACATCAACTCATTAAGTTGGGGTAACATTGTACGAGTTATTATGAGTAAACCTAGAGTGGCTCAGAGAGCTTGGAACATGGTGGCAAAGGCTAGTAGAATACCACCACTACACCTAGACTCCATTGTTTGGATTGTTGGAGGGTTCGTAGGGAGGAGCTATACGAGAGATGAAGCAATTAAGCTTGCATCCAATACTCTCTCTAGAATGGCCTTAAAGAGTGGCAATGAAGTGTTTGAGGTTGTGAGTAGGTTAATTACTAGGTACCTACCGTAGCAAGGAGTGTTAACGTTTATATGAAGTGATAGCTCCTGAAATTTAAGTGAAGATGAAAGCTCAAAGCGAGCTCATGGCATTTAGAGAGGCATGCTTAGAGATCGCTAAAAGGATTCTCGAGAGCCCACCTCAAAGCATTGTAGAGTTGAATAGAATTAAGATTGAGGTAGCTAAGACGTACCGTATTAAGCCTCCCAAGAACTCAGATATCCTGAGAGCCTGCAACTACGATGAGAAGCTAAAACCAATACTCAAAGCTAAGAAGGTACGATCCATAAGCGGCATAATACCAGTGGCCGTCATGGTCAAGCCCCATCCATGTCCCCACGGTCGGTGCATATACTGTCCGGGAGGTCTTGAGGTGGGCACTCCTGCATCCTATACGGGTCAAGAGCCAGCTGGTAGAAGAGCCAAGGAGCACAACTATGATCCATACCTTCAAGTGAAGTCAAGGATCAATCAGCTGAGAGAGATTGGACACTGTGTTGACAAGGTCGAGATAATAATATTGGGCGGCAACTTCACGTACTTGCCCCACGACTATCAGAAGTGGTTCGTTAAGAGGTGTTTAGATGCAGTTAATGATTTTGAGGCCCGTGACCTAGAGGAAGCCAAGCTGATGGCGGAGAGAGCTAAGATTAGGATTTCATGTCTCTCAGCTGAGACAAGACCTGACTGGTTCAAGCGCGAGCACGCAAACAGCATG encodes:
- a CDS encoding lipoate--protein ligase; translated protein: MARVWRFLLHRAPDDFLLATEEVVTEAVGLGKAPPTARINIFDPPAVLIGFNQDVHEEVNIEVARQLGLRINRRPSGGGAILMYEDAPGWELWIPKAMVSNLTVSEMYEHLIRVPLKAFHNLGVTNAKFRPKNDIEVEGRKISGTGIYVDSDGVLFCGTILLDFDVELMLKVLKLPIEKLSDKEVKSFEERITTIKRVLGYKPTMEEVIDSFKRAVREVMKVELVDGDLNDFELSLLNERIEKYRSHEWIYESRRGSGFMNVCTYKTPAGLIRVHVKVFNGIIENIMITGDFFTYPNNLVSEIESRLKWTRVKDVKEELSRVKGFIHGLSVDELSEYIIKCCSERPTREVT
- a CDS encoding radical SAM protein, with protein sequence MSRESPDYVRISTAADIVLGFSAGRFFKNAYPYCINLLLHFNDGCKANCLYCGQAREVGSSPECRSLIRVEWQLRNLEEIIKSINRFNLNGCSMRPYRVCVASITNSKAVDAEIEVVKRVHNATKLPISALITPTIFNKDDVKKLRDAGAERIGIAIDCANDELFDLLRGNRARGPHRWGRYLEGVIEAVEVMGKGRVGIHLIVGLGEEEEEAIRLIQWAHDVGAETHLFSFYPELGSILEGWTRPPIGQYRRVQLARYLINSGISRYEWMNFNERGQVVNFGVLRSTLEEVIESGLPFVTSGCPGCNRPYANERPSERPRNYPYVPTSGAEIEAIKRELSDYKPFRNDIHALIGYLKFGSMLTPQIKAY
- a CDS encoding dihydropteroate synthase-like protein, translated to MRVLLVTGKAAFKIVEEHASKSGVDFEVYVMPHEVAALIPIREIAKKLKADNVKGFDFILLPGLVSGDASIVEKEVGIPTFKGPIHAADLPYVLSILGKVGLSKIEPACKLLSLNRKVDDEAELKAIEDELRKRALFNVADIPIARGSLRVVAEITFAPSKGVEGTVAEASEFKMAGADIIDIGMIAGESKPDLAYKLTKAVKSKIGGAVSIDSLTPNEIVAAVNAGADLVISVDAGIIDDLEGLNRDVALVVTPTNVKKGYYPSTISEKIRGLEGVIEAARSMGFRKIIADPILSPPLQPSLLESLVTYYEFGRKHPDIPLMIGVGNVTELMDVDSIGVNGLMAAIAAELDASLILTTEASNKTRGCVRELCIAVKMAKLSRRRSKPMKDLSLNLLSIKEKRELTIPLEAIGAKEAIKASPRISRALDPGGYIKITIDRKRGAILASHFKNGKVTCTIEGLKAHDIYSELIWRGLITTLDHAAYVGKELYKAELALKLGKSYIQDDELNFGFKGAN
- a CDS encoding undecaprenyl-diphosphate phosphatase — encoded protein: MDWLILALVGVIQGVTEWIPVSSQGINSLVLSLLGVSPELILPSTIWLHLGTLAAAMTYFRRDLNKLVRSLASASRFDEDFKLLIFITIATLMTCIIGFPLYQVVKGLSSMSGASIMAIIGACMILSGLIQKLATKARGFKGINVRDSILIGSIQSLSVIPGLSRSGLTIAALLLLGYDSKMALRISFIMSIPIIILANAYLALTGEISYFAAQSVIGLVLALVIGYITISALMRLAVKLKFWSFCLIVGFLSFIPLITELLMFFWLWPP
- a CDS encoding thiamine pyrophosphate-binding protein; amino-acid sequence: MIGAEVLLRFLNLDLYFTVPGRFTIPINVSLKRINGRSVMVPDERCAGHAADGYARASNKPAGLIVSAGPGALNATLSVATAYRDYVPMVVIAGDVPSYSKGSLAVEEVDLEGIFSSISKDLVYIGGPRDLALAKTLAESVARPPRQPVFIDFPLDQQEAEVKALIGEGDQYVDYERSEDIVVQAREVAKLLEASKRPLILIGNGCIEVHNAVARFAEQNQIPVAYTLMGWCRVKSRSKVSLGFCGIRGFKSANQALEECDLLIALGARLSEATTAHGLSDDATIVQVLVENHFHSKAYLKVMDTCERFLEALVREYRGGKKSLWIKQVGEEDHGSKTFNIIRRLLRATKCTILSLDMGDSSMWALEAVKHEQQGLILYPGGLATMGFSVPAALGAQLARPDEIVLSITGDGGALISLPALHAISRLKLPIAVTVFNNRVYGMVRGKQLRDYGVTVDVELDLESFEGIAKALKINYIKIEGVEDVKVLAGKPLREPILIEVHVEADDRPPTPIRLFPRT
- a CDS encoding homocitrate synthase family protein, with the translated sequence MIDQPRQLSELFRDIKDKGVATSIYNPRINRKPVLYDTTLRDGEQTSGVAFTIGEKVEIALLLERCGLKEIEAGFPAISNDEREAVKAVCREVSKSKVLCLCRALKSDVDLALSCDVDGVIVFIPSSDIHLKWKLKMPDHEALKCALETIEYAKSHGLFVQFTCEDATRTSLDRLLTFYSNAIDHGADRIGIADTTGCITPAGMKLLVGELSKVLSKPIAVHCHNDFGLATANTLAAYEAGATALSVSVNGLGERCGNAPLEEVALSLYCLYGVDVELDLKALLEVSRRVSEISGLRPWPLKPIVGSNAFTHESGIHVAAVLENPFTYEPYSPELIGAERKIRFGKHSGTKAIQYALRSIGMNPSREEVERVLEEVKRLGLEKKSLSLEDVKNVAIKVLGVKEL
- a CDS encoding N-glycosylase/DNA lyase translates to MSALKLNADRASEIGSLLTRIGLDGALKIEEFDPQFQAIKLLTGKMNLGPALTLVVLNSLVSYKLSGRGEDYWSEFAIYMSRMGEPKSLKEAIKFMVGFLSSSKTNMVKRGEKIARLLKLLANESLEPWNIARHARSPRNMAKIIASNLRTSWTSKTIVFAVKMFYYAYRAYTGKELVMPFNVPIPIDSRVAKISWTSGILDVMDINSLSWGNIVRVIMSKPRVAQRAWNMVAKASRIPPLHLDSIVWIVGGFVGRSYTRDEAIKLASNTLSRMALKSGNEVFEVVSRLITRYLP
- a CDS encoding radical SAM protein: MLFVFATSSMHYEVPDLGIRGVDFPCVSITGRQCKLMCLHCYGKLLNNMIPVSDPNDLKSLADDLKKIGGNGVLISGGCDEEGRVPFEGYLDAIKHLKELGLKVFIHTGVVDDFRAKLLEQVGVDAVLVDCVVSEAAIRGVIGLNDVEAYVRSLRILTKHKLNVVPHVVIGINRGMPSDEFKAIDLLSELRPKAVVFVIFTPYPDTPLELASPPQPNYVIEVLKYSRFKLADVPVTLGCMRPRSPEYLQVEIMAIELGFNGVAFPSIEALDYIVRNGLKFKVVNECCASIFSYVN